The stretch of DNA TTTCCAGCATCGCCACCATCAGCGTGATGATGGGCACGTATTCGATGAAATTGGCATGCGCGCGGATCGCGCGGCGCAGTTGTTGGCTTCCATTGTCGCCGAACGCGGCCCGGTCGCGCTGGCGCAGCCGCCCGACCTGGAGGGCGAGCACGGTGTAGAGCAGGGCGAGAATGGCGAGATAGGTTGAGGTGATCGAGGGCAGGTGCATGAATGTCTCCCCGGAATCGTCACTTACGCGGTCATTCCGGGGCGCGCGTTAGCGCGAACCTCAGATGCGCAATTGCGCATCGGGGAATCTCGAGCTATGACCTCTAGATTCCGGGTTCATCCTGCGCGATGCCCCGGAATGACGGAGCTAACCTTACGCCGCGCCAACCCAATTGCCGTGAAAGCCGTCGGGCACGCGATGGCCGAGATGTACCAGTGCAACGGGCCCCGACTCCACGTCCTGCGCGTTGAACACGGCAAGATCGCTGCGGTTCTCCTGCGCGCGCCATACCGCGGCGAGCAGCCAGCCGTCGCCGTCGCTCGCCTCACTGCTTCGTTCGACAAACACCGGTTCCGAAATGGTGTCGCCGGCGGGCAAGAGATAATGGCCGAGACGCTTGCCCTTGCCGTCGACATGGACGATGCCGGACAGCGCGCCGAACATCGGCAGATCCGGGTTAGCGCAGGCATACCAGCCATGGCTGTTCGCCTGTCCCGCGCGGCGGTCGTCGATGCGCGGGAATTCGCCGGTGAGATCGTCGAGATAGGTCTGCGTGAAGCGGTCGGTATTGCCTGACAGGTCGAAGGTCCAGCGGCAATAGCGCGCGCGCGACTTCTCGGGGTCGGTCTTCGAGCCATCGGGATGGTTGAACAGCGGGGCTTCCTCGAATTGCATCACGTCGGCAATGATGCGGTTGCCTTCCTCCCACGCATTCATGACGTGGAAGACGTAGCAGCTCTCGGCGCGGAACCAGACGATGTCCTTGGCCGAGCCGTTGCGCTTCATCACGCCGACGTATGCACCTTTCTCCGGCTCCCAGGCATAGGGCGCCTTGCCGCGCATCGCCCGCTCCATGCTGCCGGTGATGGGGAGGATCGGAAACAGCAGATGATTTTCGGTCACGATGAAGTCGTGCACCATGCTGGCATAGGGGGCGTCGAAACGATCGAACCGCGTCACCACGCCTGCGGCGTTGACCGATCCGAAGGAGAGGGCAGGGGTCAGGGGGCCTGCGGCGTTGTAGCCGAAGAACACCATCTCGCCGGTCACGGGGTCGATCTTGGGATGCGCGGTGAAGGGACCCTGGATGGCGCCCTTGTAGTCGCAATAGCCGACGCGATTGAGAGTGTCGGGCTCGATCTCGGTCGGCAGATGGCCTTCCTCGAGCGCCAGAAGCTTTCCGCCATGGAAGATGATGTTGGTGTTGGCGACGCCGCCATCGTCGGTGATTCCGGCCGGCGCACCCGGCAGCTTGCGGCCGAAGCCGCCAAACAGCGCGCGGCCGGCGTCGTGCTCGGCCAGCCATTTCGGGGTGCGGACCCAGCGGTTGCGGTAGCTGGCGCGGCCGTTCTCCAGGTGGAAGGCGTGCAGCATGCCGTCGCCGACGAACCAGTGCGCGCCGGGGACATCGAACTGCGGATTGGGACCGTTGCGATAGAGCGTGCCGTTGAGCTCGCGCGGCAATTCGCCGGTCACCTTGAGATGCGGCGCGTCGCATTCCATCGGGATCGGCGCCAGATTGGTTCGGGCCGCCTCGGTCTTCACCTGGTCGAGCATCTCACGTTTCCTCTGGTTTATATCTTTACATCGTAAAGATATCAGTAGGGATGTTGCGGCCGGCCGTCAAGCAAAATCTTTACAGTGTAAAAATTGCGGCTATAAGGATTCGTATGACTAGAGCCTCGAGTGAAACCAGAACCAAACGTCCCGCCGCGAAGCGCAGGCCGGCAAGGGCGGTGGCCGAAAGGCCGGCCGGCCGGCGGCACCGATCGGCAAGCGAGACCCCCTATCATCACGGCGATCTGCACGACGCCTTGCTCGCCGCCGCCGAGCGGGTGCTGGAACGCGACGGGTTGCCGGGCCTGACTTTGCGGGCCGTGGCGCGCGAGGCCGGCGTATCACATGCCGCGCCCACGCATCATTTCGGCGATCTCTCCGGGCTCCTGAGCGAACTCGCCGCGATCGGCTTCCGTCGATTCAACGAGGCCATGGCGGCGGCGGGCAAGACCGATATCCACCCGCTGATGAAGGCAATGGCGCGCGCCAAGGCCTATGTTGCCTACGCGCAGGCGTGTCCCGGCATGTACGGGCTGATGTTCCGCACCGAGCGGCTCGACATGACGCGGCCGTCGCTACACGAGGCGGCTACTGCCTCCTTCGAGGGCTTGGCGAACGCGATCGGCGCCGGGCGCAACGAAAAACTCACCGGCGAGGCGCTGGAGGCGCTGTCGCTCGACCAGGCTGCCGCGATTGCGCGGGCGTGGTCGCTGGTGCACGGCTTCACTACGCTGCTGCTCGACGGGCGGCTGAAGGACATCCTGCACCGGCTGCCCGAAGGCACCGGGGTCGACCAGCTGCTGGATGCGATGCTGCGTTCGACGGTGCCGCGACCGCCGGGGATGTAGGGCGGCGGCATTACGGGGGTTCGTTGGCGTCGGGATGACCTGCGCGGCGACGTTGCGCGTGGCGTGCCGCTCAGCAACCCCTGCAAATCTTGGTTTGTCGCGCCAGCCTTGCGTCGGCTTCGACGTCTTCGTTGGGCTGCCGCGTCCACTCGTCGTAGCGCGCTTTGGCGTCCGATTGGGCAGGGGCATCATTCAGCGGGCCGAGGATGATCTCGCGATTGCGGGCCGTTTTTCGCTTTGCCGGCCGTTTTGGCTCGCCCGGCTCGTCATTTGCCGTCGGTGGTTCTCCCAACCCATCCCATGCGATCGGTGCGCCAGCCGTCTGCGTCGAGCAGCCCGTGCCGGAGGCGCAGCAGCCGGTCAGGGCGGCGCAAGCGATGAGGAGAGCCAGAAGTTTCGTTTGCATTATTGCCCCGCGTGATGCCGCCGCAAAATATCATGATTTGACAAGGTTTAAGCACTCAAGCTTGAAGCTTTGACGTTAATACGGCGAAAACAGGCCGGCTCACCGGCTTCATCAGCGCTTCGCAAGGCCTGACCTGCGCCGTGCTGCCGTTCTCGGGCTTGCCGATGGTGCGGCAATCCTTCGGCGCCGTCGATGTGTAGCTGCCGCTGAATGTTTGGGCATTAGCCGGTGAAATCAGGCCACATCCAGCAGCGATCAGGGCCGCGGCTGACGATATGATGAGCTGCCGATGGGAGGCACGTTTCATCTGCACTTCTCGCATGGAACCCACAAGGTCAAACATGTGCAATCTGGGGAAGGTTCATGGCAAAGGTACGAAACACCTGACTTTGCCGCGGAATCGTCCTAGAAGAGCGGCTCGCAATTCGTCGTTTCCCAAGCGCGCAGTCATTCATTCGTCATGCCTTCCATACCATCGAATAAGCCCTATCGCGTCGGCCGCTCCCGCACCGGGCTTGGCCTCTTCGCCACCAAGCCGATCAAGAAGGGCACCAAGATTATCCGCTATTTTGGGCCGCTTCTGGATTCGAAGAAGAAAAAAGACGACGCGATCGAGAACAAGTACCTGTTCGAGCTGAACGACCGCTGGACCATCGACGGCTCGGTGCGCAAGAACATCGCCCGCTATATCAACCACGCCTGCAAGCCGAACGCGGAATCCGACGTCAAACCGCGCAAGCGCAAGGTCTTCATCCGCGCCATCAAGAACATCGAGCCGGGCGAGGAGATCAATTACGACTACGGCACCGACTATTTCAAAGCCTATCTGAAGCCGATCGGCTGCAAATGCGCGGCCTGCGAAAAGAAGCGCAAGAGGCAGCGCGCCGAGGCGCGGGCGGAGAAGGCCCGCCTGAAGGCGAAGGCCGAGCGCAAGGCGCTGAAGAATGCCGAGAAACTGGCGAAGGCGGAGGAGAAGGCTGAAGCGAAGCTGAAGGCGCGGAGCGCGAAGAAGAAGCTCAAGCTGAACGGCCATTCCCTGAATGGCAAGTCTCTCAATGGCAAGTCTCTCAATGGCAAGCCACCCAACGGCAGGTCGCTCAACGGCAAGTATCTGAACGGCAACAGCCGCGTCAGGGTTGCCGGCAAAAAATCGAGCGTCAGGAAGCCGCCAGTTTCCGCGCCCGCGCCGGTCCTTGAGGTTCAGCCCGCTGCTATCTCCCTTGAGGCGCAGCCCACCGCTATCTGAAGTCTCATCCGCCGGTCTTATCCGCCAGCCTTGCGCACCGACTTCGGCAGCAACGAATCGCCGAAGTCGACCGCCGAGCGTTGAATGATCGCGCCGGTTTCGTCGACCACGACGCGAAAGCGCCGGTGTTCGGACAGGAACGTCAGGCGATGCCGTCCGCTGTCGGCATCGACGCCGCGCTCGGCAAAACTCGTGATCTTGCCCGCGCGCATCTCCTTCTGGAGCAGGGGCAGCGTCAGGCCGAGGCCTTTGGCGACGATGGATGCGTCAATCTGCACCGCGCCATTTTCGAATTCGATTGGTTTCATGGTTTTGTCCTGATGCCCTGTTGCGACCGTCACGCGGGTGCCGGAGTACGTTTGAGCCGCGCCGGATAGGCGCATTCCGCCAGCGTCGTGGTGTCGAGTTCACGCATGAAGGCCTCGCGCGCGGCGGCGAGCCTTGCCTTCAGCCGGCAGCGCGGCATCAGCACGCAATCGCCGCCATCCTCACGAAAACACTCCACCAGCGGCGGCCCTTCAAGCGCCCGCACCACTTCGCCGATCGTGATCGACTGGGCCGGGCGCGCAAGCGTGAAGCCGCCACCGGCGCCGCGCTGGGTCGAGATGAAGCCGCTATCGGCGAGGTCGCGCACCACCTTGGCCAGGTGGTTGCGGGAAATGTCGAGTTCGGCCGCCATTTCGCCGGTGGCGAACGACCGGCCCGGCTCGCCCGCCAGCCGCATCAGGGCGCGCAAGGCATAATCCGTGAACGACGTCAGGCGCATGAGAGCCCTTTCAAAAGATCTGCTTGCAAAACATCTATAGCCGCCTAAATAGGTATTTGAAATACCTATTTAGGGGCAGGCGAAGAAATGGAAGCGATCGTGGCGGGGCCGGAGCGGCGTGAGCGGCTTACGGCCGAAATCATGGAGCGGACCGGCATTGACGAGGCGATGATCGAGCGCATGGTGCACGGCTTCTACGCGAGGGTTCGTGAGGATGCCGTGCTGGGACCGATCTTCGAGGTCCGGATCAGGGATTGGGAGCCGCATCTGAAGCAGATGTGCGCGTTCTGGTCGTCGGTCGCGCTGATGACGGGCCGCTACCACGGCACCCCGATGGCCAAGCATCTGCCGCTGCCGGTCGATGCCGGGCATTTCGACCGCTGGCTCGAGCTATTCGAGCAGACCGCCCGCGAGATCTGTCCGCCCCAGGCGGAAGCGCATTTCGTGGAACGGGCGCGGCGGATCGCAGCGAGCCTCGAACTCGGCATCGCCGGCGCCCACGGCGTCATGCTCGGCAACGGCGAAAGATTTCGGTCCAATCAAACAGGAGCAGTGTGATGGCTTACCGTGCACATGTCGTGACGAACAAGGAGCAGGCCGATCCGTATGCCGGCAGCAGCCTGGTGCCGATGCTCGTCATCGGGCTCGTGCTGACCTTTGCCGGGATGATCGCGGCGTTGGTGTTGAGCTGAGGGGAAACCCGGCCGCCACGAATGCCATCCTTCGCCCTCGTCATTGCGAGGAGCGAAGCGACGAAGCAATCCATCTATCCGTCATGCTGCGATATGGATTGCTTCGCTTCGCTCGCAATGACGGTTGAGGCCTACGCCGTCACCACACCACCGCTCTTGCGCATGCCGATATACTGCAGCTCGGCAAACACGCCGGTGGCGATCGCCTGCGCCACGACGACGATTTGACCCAGCAGGTTCGGGCTCACCGCACCCGAGAACAGCAGCGCGATGCTGCCCAGTGTCCACGCGGCATTTCCAACGATCACGAGCAATACCAGCGCCTTCGGCACCGATGACCGCGTGGCGAGCCAGCCGACCAACGCCGTATAGGCGATCAGGAACAAGCCGGTCTCGCGCAGTAACGCTTCCGGCAGATTGAGGAAGGGTGCCAGCACGCCGGCGCCCAGCGTCAGCGCGACCGCTGCGACGCCGCTGAAGATGGCGTCGGCGAGGAGGGCGCGGCTCAGGAATGTGGACGGATGGATCATGACAATTCTCCTTGGCTTGGGGGACTTTGGGCGAGACAGGGATCAGCGCTGCAAGAGCGACCGGAGCTGACGCATCAGCCGCATCGGGCAGAGCGCCTTGCCGATCCTGTTCTCGATCGTCCGCACCCGCACGAACACGAAGACGCCGGTGTCGTGCACCACGGGTTCAGGCATGTTCAGCGAGCGCGCCAGCAACCAGGTGGCCAGATTGAGCGTCCACGGGATCGCCGCGGCGGCGATGCGAAAGAGGGTGAGTATCAGCATCGGTCATCTCCTGTGCCCCAGGATGACCCGGCCCGTGACCTGTTTCGATTACCTCGGACGTAATGGAATGGGTGAAATTCGCATGGTAGGTTTTCCACCATGAACGCACATGCTGCCACGGCGCGAGCCGAACGAACCCAACCCGTCCATATCGGCGATCACCTGCGCGAATGGCGCCAGCGCCGCCATCTGAGCCAGCTCGATCTGGCCGGAGACGCCGAGATATCCGCGCGCCACCTCAGTTTTGTCGAAACCGGCCGCGCCGCGCCGTCGCGGGAAATGGTGCTGAAGCTCGCCGAGCGATTGGAGGTTCCCTTGCGTGAACGCAACGTGCTCCTGGTCGCGGCGGGCTTTGCGCCTGCCTTTCCGCAGCGCTCGCTCGACGATCCCGCGCTCAAATCGGCGCGGCAGGCCATCGACCTCGTCCTCAAGGCGCATGAGCCCAATCCGGCACTGGCCTATGACCGGCACTGGAATCTGGTGACGGCCAACCGCATGGTGGCGCCGCTGCTCGAAGGCATCCCGCCGCATCTGCTCGGGCAGCCCTTCAACATTCTGCGGCTCGCCTTTCACCCGGAGGGGCTCGCGCCGCGCACGGTCAATCTCGCCGAATGGAGCGCGCATCTGCTGGAGCGACTGCATCGGCAGTGCGAGGCGACGGCCGATCCCGAATTGCTGAAGCTGTATCAGGAACTGAAGGCCTATCGGATGCCGGCGCGCTCGGGTCCTATCTCGGCGGACAATGTCGCGATCCCCTTCAAGCTGCGAAGCGCGGGCGGCGAGGTGCTGAGCTTCATCTCCACCACCATGGTGTTCGGCACGCCGGTCGACATCACGCTGCAGGAGCTGGCGCTGGAGACGTTCTTCCCCGCCGACGACCTGACCGCCGAGCGGATGCGGCAGATGGCGGCGGAGCTGACTTGATGAGTAGAATGGGTGGAGCGAAGCAATACCGATCCGCGTCATAAGATTCGCTCTACCATCTACATACTCGCAGTTTATACCGACCCACTTCTCGCTCGACCCCGCGTCATCAGCGCCGTGGTCGCGCTGCCCTGCAGCATATCCGCTGACCACGGCGCGCCCGCCTGTTCGGCGGCGCGAAACAGGGGCCATGCGGCCTGAAAATGGCGGTCATTGCAGGCTCCGTGGTTGAATCGATGCGGGATTTCTAGGCAGCCCTGGCCACCGCCACAATAACCGCGGAGGTTATGTGATGTGAGACATGCGGTTAGCGGTCTTGTGCGGCGGCCCATTCGGCTTACTTTGCGGGCATCATTTTTGAGCCTCTAATGAGCCCTGAGGAGACCCCGATGAGCACCTTAAAGCCCCTCAAGATCGACATCGTCTCCGACGTGGTCTGCCCCTGGTGCTACATCGGAAAACGCCGGATCGAGAATGCGCTGGCGCTGGTGCCTGATGTTCCCGTCGAAGTGCGCTGGCGGCCGTTCTTCCTCAATTCCTGGGTACCGCGCGAGGGCATCAGCCGCGACGAATATCTCACCGCCAAATTCGGCTCGGTCGAAGCCTACAAGGGCATCGCCGGCCGCGTCGTGGCGGCTGCGGGCGAGGAGGGGCTGACCTACCGCCCCGAACTGGTAAAGCGCCAACCCAACACCATCGATTGTCACCGCCTGATCCATTGGGCGGACGCGCAGGGCAAATCCGCCGAGATGAAGCAGCGCCTGATGGAATTGTATTTCCGCGATGGCGGCGATCTGACCGACGTGAACGTGCTGGTGCAGGCCGCAGCCGATGTCGGCCT from Bradyrhizobium sp. AZCC 1693 encodes:
- a CDS encoding carotenoid oxygenase family protein; its protein translation is MLDQVKTEAARTNLAPIPMECDAPHLKVTGELPRELNGTLYRNGPNPQFDVPGAHWFVGDGMLHAFHLENGRASYRNRWVRTPKWLAEHDAGRALFGGFGRKLPGAPAGITDDGGVANTNIIFHGGKLLALEEGHLPTEIEPDTLNRVGYCDYKGAIQGPFTAHPKIDPVTGEMVFFGYNAAGPLTPALSFGSVNAAGVVTRFDRFDAPYASMVHDFIVTENHLLFPILPITGSMERAMRGKAPYAWEPEKGAYVGVMKRNGSAKDIVWFRAESCYVFHVMNAWEEGNRIIADVMQFEEAPLFNHPDGSKTDPEKSRARYCRWTFDLSGNTDRFTQTYLDDLTGEFPRIDDRRAGQANSHGWYACANPDLPMFGALSGIVHVDGKGKRLGHYLLPAGDTISEPVFVERSSEASDGDGWLLAAVWRAQENRSDLAVFNAQDVESGPVALVHLGHRVPDGFHGNWVGAA
- a CDS encoding TetR/AcrR family transcriptional regulator; protein product: MTRASSETRTKRPAAKRRPARAVAERPAGRRHRSASETPYHHGDLHDALLAAAERVLERDGLPGLTLRAVAREAGVSHAAPTHHFGDLSGLLSELAAIGFRRFNEAMAAAGKTDIHPLMKAMARAKAYVAYAQACPGMYGLMFRTERLDMTRPSLHEAATASFEGLANAIGAGRNEKLTGEALEALSLDQAAAIARAWSLVHGFTTLLLDGRLKDILHRLPEGTGVDQLLDAMLRSTVPRPPGM
- a CDS encoding DsbA family oxidoreductase, with the protein product MSTLKPLKIDIVSDVVCPWCYIGKRRIENALALVPDVPVEVRWRPFFLNSWVPREGISRDEYLTAKFGSVEAYKGIAGRVVAAAGEEGLTYRPELVKRQPNTIDCHRLIHWADAQGKSAEMKQRLMELYFRDGGDLTDVNVLVQAAADVGLDSDDVRKRLATDEDVALISSQAQEASDKGISGVPTFVFAQKYAVSGAQPAEQLARAIRQVSGEINAQAAE
- a CDS encoding helix-turn-helix domain-containing protein yields the protein MNAHAATARAERTQPVHIGDHLREWRQRRHLSQLDLAGDAEISARHLSFVETGRAAPSREMVLKLAERLEVPLRERNVLLVAAGFAPAFPQRSLDDPALKSARQAIDLVLKAHEPNPALAYDRHWNLVTANRMVAPLLEGIPPHLLGQPFNILRLAFHPEGLAPRTVNLAEWSAHLLERLHRQCEATADPELLKLYQELKAYRMPARSGPISADNVAIPFKLRSAGGEVLSFISTTMVFGTPVDITLQELALETFFPADDLTAERMRQMAAELT
- a CDS encoding MAPEG family protein, producing the protein MHLPSITSTYLAILALLYTVLALQVGRLRQRDRAAFGDNGSQQLRRAIRAHANFIEYVPIITLMVAMLEMSGLAAMWIHLLMGALLLSRLLHPLGMYAAPNTLQFRVGRMGGITITLVLLLACALMILARVM
- a CDS encoding RrF2 family transcriptional regulator gives rise to the protein MRLTSFTDYALRALMRLAGEPGRSFATGEMAAELDISRNHLAKVVRDLADSGFISTQRGAGGGFTLARPAQSITIGEVVRALEGPPLVECFREDGGDCVLMPRCRLKARLAAAREAFMRELDTTTLAECAYPARLKRTPAPA
- a CDS encoding SET domain-containing protein encodes the protein MPSIPSNKPYRVGRSRTGLGLFATKPIKKGTKIIRYFGPLLDSKKKKDDAIENKYLFELNDRWTIDGSVRKNIARYINHACKPNAESDVKPRKRKVFIRAIKNIEPGEEINYDYGTDYFKAYLKPIGCKCAACEKKRKRQRAEARAEKARLKAKAERKALKNAEKLAKAEEKAEAKLKARSAKKKLKLNGHSLNGKSLNGKSLNGKPPNGRSLNGKYLNGNSRVRVAGKKSSVRKPPVSAPAPVLEVQPAAISLEAQPTAI
- a CDS encoding DUF6522 family protein, giving the protein MKPIEFENGAVQIDASIVAKGLGLTLPLLQKEMRAGKITSFAERGVDADSGRHRLTFLSEHRRFRVVVDETGAIIQRSAVDFGDSLLPKSVRKAGG
- a CDS encoding group III truncated hemoglobin, which gives rise to MEAIVAGPERRERLTAEIMERTGIDEAMIERMVHGFYARVREDAVLGPIFEVRIRDWEPHLKQMCAFWSSVALMTGRYHGTPMAKHLPLPVDAGHFDRWLELFEQTAREICPPQAEAHFVERARRIAASLELGIAGAHGVMLGNGERFRSNQTGAV